A genome region from Anastrepha ludens isolate Willacy chromosome 3, idAnaLude1.1, whole genome shotgun sequence includes the following:
- the LOC128859098 gene encoding tigger transposable element-derived protein 4-like — protein sequence MLKWLLVARGKNLPLSGPLLKQKAKDFAEALGHHEFEASTGWLDKFKSRHGVIQKTLCGESADANIENRDEWVTNVLPKLIENYDINDIFNADETALFFKCLPTKTLAFKNEKCFGGKQSKERITVLVGSNMTGSEKLKLLVIGKAKNPRYFKGIKSLGVDYEFNKKAWMTSEISTKWIVKLDKKFCDQNRKVLFFVDNCTAHPKDVRDKLRHIHIAYFPPNMTSLLQPMDQGIIYNMKQHYRKRILTNILTQVDEGNSVMAIDLLQAVRNLSNIWNVYVKPETVANCFKKAGFSKDVMQIPFEHWDEEDLLSISD from the coding sequence atgctgaaatggttactcgttgcacgtggtaagaatctccctttatctggaccattattgaagcaaaaggccaaagattttgcggaagcactaggacaccacgaatttgaggcaagtacaggttggttagacaagttcaaaagtcggcatggcgttattcaaaagacattatgtggggaaagtgctgacgccaacatagaaaaccgtgatgaatgggtaacgaacgtcttaccgaaattaattgaaaattacgacattaacgacatttttaatgccgacgagactgctttgtttttcaaatgcttgccaactaaaacactggcattcaaaaatgaaaaatgctttggtgggaagcaaagcaaggagagaataactgtcctggtgggaagcaatatgactggatcagaaaagctaaaattgctggtaatcggaaaggccaaaaatccgaggtacttcaagggaataaaatctttaggtgtcgattatgagtttaacaaaaaagcatggatgaccagtgagatttctacgaaatggattgtaaaactcgacaaaaaattttgtgatcaaaacagaaaggtgttgttttttgttgataactgcactgcccaccctaaagatgtgAGAGACAAGTTGAGACACATTCAtatcgcttattttcctcccaacatgacttcgttactgcaaccaatggaccaaggcattatctacaacatgaaacaacattacagaaaacgaattttaacgaatatactgactcaagtggatgagggaaattctgttatggccatagacttgctgcaagcagttcgaaatcttagcaatatatggaatgtctatgttaaaccagaaacagttgccaactgttttaaaaaggctggattttcaaaagatgttatgcagattccatttgagcattgggatgaagaggaccttctttcaatatcggattag